The following coding sequences are from one Haloferax litoreum window:
- a CDS encoding DUF5518 domain-containing protein produces MPLHTRIYRELTEPELRLATAIGLVSALLTVPLSWRTVTDESLVAGGTVSGGVFIVAGFLVGYLYYGRPTSRRRASTRTGLAASIGVVVVYLATMFSTLTVSSLRTALFTVVGTPIAIVLGVAIVVLFVRVAAFIGDRLAAVRSWRTEVKDTTNEDWRGTSGSKWPKYVVLYVFVVPVTAGYFFGLRPQSGVGILFGVLLLLVTYIAAILLLVAVYKDAKQLYENNSPWVPNVVAYVGAPVAAFMLGYYAAVLNAWDAPVETLSFLGVCWLAATFYLLDRKRSVGAV; encoded by the coding sequence ATGCCCCTCCACACACGCATCTACCGAGAGTTGACTGAGCCGGAGCTTCGGCTCGCCACGGCGATTGGGCTCGTGTCGGCACTCCTCACCGTGCCGTTATCGTGGCGAACAGTAACCGACGAGTCGTTAGTTGCTGGTGGAACCGTCTCTGGTGGTGTGTTCATCGTCGCTGGCTTTCTCGTCGGGTACCTCTACTACGGTCGACCAACGAGTCGACGTCGGGCGAGTACACGAACCGGGCTGGCTGCTTCCATTGGGGTCGTCGTCGTGTATCTCGCCACGATGTTCTCAACCCTGACTGTGTCTTCCCTCAGAACAGCGCTCTTCACCGTGGTTGGAACACCCATCGCGATCGTTCTCGGAGTTGCCATCGTTGTACTGTTTGTCCGTGTGGCTGCCTTCATCGGTGACCGACTTGCTGCTGTGCGGTCGTGGCGGACCGAAGTCAAGGACACGACGAACGAAGACTGGCGAGGAACGAGCGGCTCGAAATGGCCGAAATACGTAGTCCTGTACGTCTTTGTCGTGCCTGTGACGGCTGGCTATTTCTTTGGACTTAGGCCGCAAAGTGGCGTTGGGATACTATTCGGTGTCTTATTGCTGTTGGTCACGTACATCGCAGCAATACTTCTACTCGTTGCAGTGTACAAGGATGCAAAACAACTCTATGAGAATAATTCACCGTGGGTTCCGAACGTTGTCGCGTACGTCGGCGCTCCCGTCGCCGCGTTTATGCTCGGGTATTATGCAGCGGTGCTTAACGCATGGGACGCACCCGTCGAGACCCTCAGTTTCCTCGGTGTGTGCTGGCTCGCCGCTACGTTCTATCTCCTTGACCGGAAACGGTCTGTTGGGGCTGTCTGA